The Streptomyces lienomycini sequence GGAGCCGCCGTGCCCGTGCCCGCCGGAGGCGCCGCCGCCCCGGTTGGCGCACGCGTTGCCCATCGCCGGGTTGAGGATGCCGACGACGTCGACCGTGTTGCCGCAGACGTTCACCGGCACGTGCACCGGAGCCTGCACCGTGTTGCCGGACAGTACGCCGGGCGAACCCGAAGTCGCGCCTTGCGCGCCCGAGTCCGCGTGGGCGGCGCCGCCCGCGGCGGCGAGCACGCCGGTGGCCGCCGCCATCGTCATCAGGCCCTTGCGGGTGACCTGTCGCATTTCCTGAATCCCTGCCTTGTCCTGGTCCCGTGGTACCGAGAATGCCGAGAATGCCGGAATTCCGGCCTTGCCGTCGATTCCTCGCCCGGAAGATCCCTCGAAAGGCCGTCGGCCCCGGAGCGCATGGCGTGCGCTCCGGGGCCGACGGACTCAGACCCTCACGGGGCGAGGCGCAACGTCACTTGTTGACGCAGACGTTGCCGAAGGCGGGGTTCAGCAGACCGATCACGGAGATCGTGTTGCCGCAGACGTTCACCGGCACGTGCACGGGGACCTGCACGACGTTGCCGGAAAGGACGCCGGGCGAGTGCACGGCGGCACCCTGGGCACCGGAGTCGGCGACGGCCATGCCCGCGCCCGCGAGAACCAGACCACCGGTGGCTGCCGCGGCGGCGACGACCTTCTTGAGCATTGTTCCTCCTAGTTGGCAAACGCGATCTCAAAATTGCCGATCGCATCACCTGTAACGAGGAGGGAGTAATCAGGCTACGAGCTTATGAGCGCATTCACTCGCCCCGGTCACCTCCCGTACGCACGGGCGAATTTCAGGACGCGTCGATGAAGCGGTCGAGCACCCGCACGCCGAACTGGAGTCCCTCCACCGGCACTCGCTCGTCCACGCCGTGGAACATGCCCGCGAAGTCCAGCTCCGGCGGCAGCTTGAGCGGCGCGAAGCCGAAGCCCCGGATGCCGAGTTCGTCGAAGGACTTGGCGTCCGTGCCGCCGGAGAGCATGTAGGGCACCGCCTTCGCGGCCGGGTCCTCGGCCACCAGGGCGGACTGCATGGCCTCGACCAGCGCCCCGTCGAAGGTCGTCTCGACGGCCTTGTTGGCGTGCACGTCCTCGCGCCGCACGTGCGGTCCGAGGATGCGGTCGACGTCGGCGAGGAACTCCTCCTCGTACCCGGGCAGGAAGCGCCCGTCGACGTGGGCGGTGGCCTCGCCGGGGATGACGTTGACCTTGTAACCCGCGCCCAGCTGGGTCGGGTTGGCGGTGTTGCTGAGGGTCGCGCCGATGAGCTTGGCGATGCCGCCGAGCTTGGCGAGCGTGCCCTCCATGTTCTCCGGGTCGAGGTCGGTGCCGAGCGCGTCGCCGAGTTCGTCGAGGAAGGCCCGGGTGGTCTTGGTGACGCGGACGGGGAACTTGTGCCGGCCCAGGCGTGCGACGGCCTCCGACAGCTCGGTGATGGCGTTGTCGCGGTGGATCATCGACCCGTGCCCCGCGGTGCCGGCCACCGTCAGCTTCATCCAGTGGATGCCCTTCTCGGCCGTCTGGATCAGGTAGAGGCGGCGCTGCTCGTTCACGGTGAAGGAGAAGCCGCCCACCTCGCTGATCGCCTCGGTGACGCCCTCGAACAGGTCGGGGTGGTGGTCCACGAGGTGCCGGGCGCCGTACGTGCCGCCGGCCTCCTCGTCGGCGAGGAAGGCCAGCACGATGTCGCGCGGGGGCTTGCGCCCGCTGCGCAGCCGGTCGCGGACGACCGCGAGGGTCATCGCGTCCATGTCCTTCATGTCGACCGCGCCGCGCCCCCACACGCACCCGTCGGCGACCTCGCCGGAGAAGGGGTGGTGGGTCCAGTCGTCCGCGTTGGCCGGGACGACGTCGGTGTGGCCGTGGATGAGCAGCGCGGGCCGGGACGGGTCCTCGCCCTCGATCCGGGCCACCGTGGAGGCGCGTCCGGGGTGGGACTCGAAGATCTTCGGTTCCAGCCCCACCTCGGCGAGCTTCTCCGCGACGTACTCGGCGGCCTTGCGCTCGCCCGGCCCCGAGTGGTCGCCGTAGTTGCTGGTGTCGATCCGGATCAGCTCGCGGCAGAGGTCGACGACCTCGTCCTCGCCGGTGACGCTCCTGGCCGTGCCCGAGTCGCTCACGTGGTTCCTCCCGCTGTCGCTGCCGATGTCACTGCTGGTGGGTCCCCCTCATCCTCCCCCTCCGGCCGTCCGCGCCCAAGGAGGGGGTGATCGGCCACCCCGGAAAGCCTGGTAATGTTTACGTCGTCGCCAAGGGCAGCAACCCGCGCGACAGACACCTTGTCCGGGTGGCGGAATGGCAGACGCGCTAGCTTGAGGTGCTAGTGCCCTTTATCGGGCGTGGGGGTTCAAGTCCCCCCTCGGACACCAGCTGAGACCCCTGCTGAGCAGGGGTTTTCTGCTTTTCTCGCCCCGTTTCTCCTCTACAGTGGTCGCCATGACCACCCCTTCCTGCCCCTGCGGGCGGTCCGAGCCGTACGAGAAGTGCTGCGGCCGTCTCCACGCCGGGACCGCCGCCGCCCCGACCGCCGAGGACCTGATGCGTTCGCGCTACGGCGCCTTCGTGAAGCGGGACACGGGGTACCTGCTGCGCACCTGGCACCCGCGGACCCGGCCGGCCCGGCTCGACCTCGACCCGGGTATGCGGTGGACCGGCCTGGAGATCTTGGGCACCACCGAGGGATCCGCCTTCCACACCACCGGCACCGTGACCTTCCGGGCGTCCTACCGCGGCGGTTCGCTGCACGAGCGGAGCCGGTTCGAGCGGGTCGACGGGGCGTGGGTGTACGTGGACGGGGAGTTCCTCGACTGACGCCCCCTCCGGCCCGCCACGGCTCTCTACGGCTCTCTACGGCGCCAGGATGTCCAGCTCCTGCAGCGCCCCGACCGTGATCTCCCGGGTCAGCTCCTCCGCGCGCGCGGCGTCGCGGGCGCGGACGGCCTCGGCGACCTGGACGTGCAGGGTGACGGCGGCCGGGTCGGGGTCCTCGAACATCACGTCGTGGTGGGTGCGGCCGGCCAGGACCTCGGCGACGACGCCGCCGAGGCGGGCGAACATCTCGTTGCCGGAGGCCGTGAGGATGACGCGGTGGAAGGCGACGTCGTGGAAGAGGTACTCCTCCAGCCGGTGACCGCGTGAGTTGGCGACCATGCCGAGCGCGCACTCGGTCAGCTCGGCGCACTGCTCCGGCGTGGCGAGCCGGGCCGCCAGGCCCGCCGCCACCGGTTCCACGGCCGACCTGAGCACGGTGAGGGAGCGCAGCTGCCGGGGGCGTTCGGTGCCGGCCAGGCGCCAGCGGATGACCTGCGGGTCGTAGACGTTCCACTCGCACTCGGGCAGGACGGTGACGCCCACGCGGCGGCGCGACTCGACGAGGTGCATGGACTCCAGCACCCGGACCGCCTCCCGCATCACGGAGCGCGACACCTCGAAGCGCTGTGCCAGCTCGTCGGTGCGCAGAACGCTGCCCGCGGGGTAGGCGCCCGCTGTGATCGCGGGGCCGAGGGCGTCCAGTACGCGGCCGTGCAGCCCTCGGTCCGGTGTGCTCATGCACTCAGCGTACGGGGCGCGTCACCGGAACAAAAAGTCAGACTTATATGTCACAGGGGCTTGAATTCGTCGTACGTAATGGGTTTCAGTTACGTCGACATCAGGTGTCGACGAAGACAGCAGACAGCGAGAGTGCGATGCAGCAACTGCACACCCCCCACGTGGTCGTGGTCATGGGCGTCGCGGGCACCGGGAAGACCACCATCGGTCCCCTGCTCGCGGCCCGGCTCGGCGTTCCCTACGCCGAGGGCGACGACTTCCACCCACCGGCCAACATCTCCAAGATGACGGCCGGCACCCCGCTCACCGACGAGGACCGCTGGCCCTGGCTGGACGCCATCGGCGGCTGGGCGCACGGGCGTGCCGGGCTCGGTGGGGTGGTGAGCAGTTCGGCGCTGAAGCGCTCGTACCGCGACCGGCTGCGGGCCGCCGCTCCCGGTGTCGTCTTCGTGCATCTCACGGGCAGCCGTGAGCTGATCGAGGACCGGATGTCGCACCGGCAGGGCCACTTCAT is a genomic window containing:
- a CDS encoding M20/M25/M40 family metallo-hydrolase; this translates as MSDSGTARSVTGEDEVVDLCRELIRIDTSNYGDHSGPGERKAAEYVAEKLAEVGLEPKIFESHPGRASTVARIEGEDPSRPALLIHGHTDVVPANADDWTHHPFSGEVADGCVWGRGAVDMKDMDAMTLAVVRDRLRSGRKPPRDIVLAFLADEEAGGTYGARHLVDHHPDLFEGVTEAISEVGGFSFTVNEQRRLYLIQTAEKGIHWMKLTVAGTAGHGSMIHRDNAITELSEAVARLGRHKFPVRVTKTTRAFLDELGDALGTDLDPENMEGTLAKLGGIAKLIGATLSNTANPTQLGAGYKVNVIPGEATAHVDGRFLPGYEEEFLADVDRILGPHVRREDVHANKAVETTFDGALVEAMQSALVAEDPAAKAVPYMLSGGTDAKSFDELGIRGFGFAPLKLPPELDFAGMFHGVDERVPVEGLQFGVRVLDRFIDAS
- a CDS encoding gluconokinase is translated as MQQLHTPHVVVVMGVAGTGKTTIGPLLAARLGVPYAEGDDFHPPANISKMTAGTPLTDEDRWPWLDAIGGWAHGRAGLGGVVSSSALKRSYRDRLRAAAPGVVFVHLTGSRELIEDRMSHRQGHFMPTALLDSQFATLQPLQPDEAGVAVDVAGTPEEITGRAADALKGLPEPAR
- a CDS encoding FadR/GntR family transcriptional regulator, producing the protein MSTPDRGLHGRVLDALGPAITAGAYPAGSVLRTDELAQRFEVSRSVMREAVRVLESMHLVESRRRVGVTVLPECEWNVYDPQVIRWRLAGTERPRQLRSLTVLRSAVEPVAAGLAARLATPEQCAELTECALGMVANSRGHRLEEYLFHDVAFHRVILTASGNEMFARLGGVVAEVLAGRTHHDVMFEDPDPAAVTLHVQVAEAVRARDAARAEELTREITVGALQELDILAP
- a CDS encoding YchJ family protein — encoded protein: MTTPSCPCGRSEPYEKCCGRLHAGTAAAPTAEDLMRSRYGAFVKRDTGYLLRTWHPRTRPARLDLDPGMRWTGLEILGTTEGSAFHTTGTVTFRASYRGGSLHERSRFERVDGAWVYVDGEFLD
- the chpH gene encoding chaplin ChpH codes for the protein MLKKVVAAAAATGGLVLAGAGMAVADSGAQGAAVHSPGVLSGNVVQVPVHVPVNVCGNTISVIGLLNPAFGNVCVNK